One Cystobacter ferrugineus genomic window, GCACGTCTTGCCATCGTGACAGGCGTTCCGTCTTGCCGAGCAGTCGCTCCAGTTCCGCCAGTTGGGTAGCCATCAGCGTCAACCGTGGCCGATGAGCTTCAGCGATACTTGCGATGGCATGTTCCTGCGGTGGTGCTTGCGCCGCTTGGGCGAACTCGTTGAGCACTTTCTCCTCGGCAGGTAGGTTCGCCCGGAAGTTCTCGTCGGGTGCCGCCTCTCCACGCATGATCGCTTCCATCACCCTCATCGGGGGCTGGCAGGCTGTACTGCTCGATTTTCTGACGGTGCACATCTTTGTCCCACCCCATGAACCGGCCTGCGCCCCTCGAGTCCCAAGGAACAGATACCCGGCTATTCCTGAAATCTTCGACCGGTCCGAAAGCCAGGACGATGGGAGGTGCCGAGTACGAGGCAATCCCGAAGGCGGCGAACACACAAAGGTCGAGCCCTAGTTCGGCTCGTCCCGCCTTGGGTCCGGCCAATTCCAAGGTGAGCCGACCGGATGCAAGGACCTCCTCGGCTTCCCGCAGCGGCTCGCCGAGCCGGTGAAACAAGGGGAGCTCTGGTAGGGAGGACGCGAAGGCGTGGTCCTGCCATCCGGTCTTTGGCGGTACCAAGCCGTTACGATGCGCTGCGAGCGCTTGGAGGAGTAGGGCCAGATCTCCCATAAAGAGATTTTCTTCATACCACGGTCCGATGGGAAGCCCGCATTCCGGTTGCAAGGGGCAACTTGCGCACCGGTAACACTTCGCGTGACGGCTGCGCCTGGGTGTGCTTATCTGGTAAGTAGGGGGGCGTCATCTGAGGACCACTACTTTGCTGGTCCCTTTTCTGCCCGTGCTTGTGTCCTTGGTGGCCCTGGCCAAGGAGCGTGAGCCCGACGAGCGGAGCATCTACCGGTTGAGCCATCCCCAGGCCGCAAGGCGCCGACGTGTACCTGGTCGGCCGCTCGTGGCGGTTTCTCCCCCGGGGGTATAGGGTGAGGGCATCCTCCTTCGGTCGACGGACTGGTGCGGAGGGTACATGAGGACACTGCGGCCGATTGCGTTGCTTCGTTGCTACAGTAGGCTCGCGTTGGGTCGAGTTCGCCGGATGCTTTGAGAGGGATGGCCCCTCGTTTGGTGAGCGGGCGCTGTTGCGCTTCTCCCGACGCTGCTTCCCCTCACGTCGCACTGACTTGGCGCAGTCCCGCTCCGCATACCAAGCGTCCAGCGCTGACAGTCAGCAGTCGTGTCGGAGATGGCTTTCGGAGTGGGCGGGGCTGGTTTTCCCCTGAGCGCCTCGTGGAAGGCGCCCAGGGAGTGCTTGCCGCTTCTGTCCACCCGAGATGCTAGTTGCAGGAGTACGTATAGCTACCCGGCGTGCTCCAGGTGCCATCCGGGTTGATCTGCCGCACGGTGTAGCCGCTGCTCGGGTAGGTCGTGCCCCAGCAGTCCCGGGCGCGCACGTCGTTGCGGACGGCGGTGGACAGGTCCCAGTTGCCCTGGCGGCGCAGCTTCTCGTAGAGGGCGACGCGGTCCACGGCCTCGCGCCACGTGGAGTCGTTGTAGAGCACGTCCCGGCGCTTCTCGAGGAACTTCTGCAGGAAGGCGCTCTCGGTGATGCCATTGCGGCCAATCGCGGGAGCCGTCTGGCTGGTATTGCCCAGGGCGTTGTTGGCCGCCCGGATGAACTCCCCGAGCGTGCCGTGGTTGATGTACGCGTCGTAGAAGGCGGCCTTGGACAGCGCCGTGGTGAGGCCCCACTTCCTGGCCTCGTTCATCGCGGGCGTGAAGTACAGCCGGTCGACCACCTGATCCTGGCAGCTCTTGAAGTCCGCCCGGGTGGTGGTGTTGTTGTAGCTGGCGGCCCAATCACTCCGCCAGTTGCCGATGACATCCAGCTCGGACGTCGACGCCTGGTTCTGACCGGTCGACAGGAAGCGATTGTTGATGGTGGTCAGCCCCGGCATGTACTTGGCCAAGAGGTTGCCATTGCTCGCGCTGCGCAGGGCCTGGTAGCACTGCACGACCTGGATCGCGTCACCCGTGCCCGTGCAGAAGCCCGCGCGCCCGTTCGTGTAGCCCCGGCCGTCGCCGATGTTCTCGGCGTACGCGTAGTCGAGCGTCGGGGTGTCGTTCTCCCAGATGCTGGTGATGCCCTCGGCCACCTTCTTCTGGTTGGCCGTCATCCCCGTGCCGCCATCCGTGCCGGTGCCACCGTCCGTTCCCGTACCGCCGTCGGAGCCGGTGCCACCGTCCGACCCGCTGCCACCGCAGCTCGGGTCGCTGATCTGCACGTTGCCGGCGGTGAACGAGTTGTTGGAGGTGGTGGAGTAGTAGAACGTGTAGGACGCGTTCACGCCCACCGTCAGCGCCGACGTCCGTGAGTAGGTGCACGTCGTGCCGCTCTGGGTGTGCGACCAGCCCGGCTCGTCATGGTCACACGTCACGCCGCTGGGGACCGTGAAGGCGATGCGCGGGCTCGTCATGGCGCTCGTGCCCGTGTTCTTGAAGATGATCGTCCCCCAGTAGTCCGGGCCGTCGTAGGTGTTCGTCGTGATGAAGTACGAGCAGGCCGCCAGCTCCTGGCTCAGTGCTCCCGACTCCTCCGCGAAGTCCTCGGCCGTGCCGCAGGCGGCGAGTGAGACGGCCATTCCCACGAGGGCCAGGTGACGGCCGCCCGTGCGCGGTGTTCCGTGTCGATGATGGCTCATGATCGGCGTTCCTTTCTTGCCGCGGTGGCCTCCTTGGGGTGGAAGGCACGTTCTCCAGGCGGGGGCCTGGACGCGGGGAACGCTACGTAAGCATGATTTACCTGGTTCACGCGAAGGGAAATCTCCTTCGCGTGCGGTCCGGGACTACTTCCGCAGCAGGGTGCCCTCGAGGAAGAAGGCGATGGCGGCGGCGACGATGAGCCACGTCCACAGGGGCACGGGAGGACGCTCCGCGTCCGTGCTCGAGGCCTTCACGGTCTCCTCGCCGAAGTGGGCGGCGAGCGTGTCCTGGGGCAGCCGGGACAGGTCGCTCTCGGCGGGGTCGAGCGTGGAGGCGAAGGCGAGCGCGGGCACGGGTTGGCCATCCGCGCCCAGCACGGAGAAGGTCCCGGGCTGCTCGACGGGGCCCACCACCACGGTGCCATCGGGCTGCGGCTTGAAGGGCACCTCCTGGCCGTCCGGTGCCTTCACCGTGGACACCGTCTGGGTACCCTCGGGGCGCAGGGCGAGCGTCTCGCCCACGCGCACGCGCTGCTCCTCGCGCTCCTCCAGCGAGCCGGTGAGGTACGCCGCGAAGCGCTGCATGAGGGGCAGGAAGCTCGTGCGGATGGGGAAGTCGGTCCAGTCCCGGTCCACGGTGCTGGTGAAGAGCGCCACGCGGCCCTTGCCCCGCCGCGCCACCGCCACCGCGGGGGCGCCGTCCTGGTACGTCGCCAGCACCTGGTTGGTGCCCTCCGTGGCCCCGCTGCCCTCTGCCTCCAGCAGCATGTACCGGTAGAAGTGTGCCCCCGTGAGTCCTTCCTCCGCGCGGCCGGTGAAGGGCGCGAAGAGGGGGTGCTCGGTGGTCACCTGCGCGAGCTTCTCCGCCTTGTCCTCGGCGGAGGGGTCATCGCGCTCCACGCTCGTGCGCACCAGCCGCAGCGGGCGGGGCAGGAGCGCGCCCAGGCGCGTGTTGTACGCCTCCGGGTCCACGTGGTCGCCCATGCTCACGAACAGCCCGCCCCCGTTCTCCACGAAGGCGCGCAGCTTCGCCGCCTCCGCCTGATCCGGCGCCGTCACGTTCAACAGCAGCACCAGGTCATACGGGGTGAGGTCCTCGCGCCAGCCGGCCTCGGCGTCGCGCACCACCGCCTGCACGGGCGAGCCCGGCGCCGACAGCGCCGCTTCCACGAAGAAGGCCTCGTCCCGGTAGCGCGTGGCGTTGGGCGAGCCGTTCACCACCAGGGCCTTCAAGGGCCGGGGCACCGCGAGCACGAAGGCCCGCCGGTCATCCTCGGCCAGCCCGTCGGGCGTGAGTGTGCCCTCGCCGGTGATCGTGCCGCCCTGGGTGAAGCGCACCGTGAGCGACTTCTGCGCCGTGCCGTGGGCGGGCACGTCCACGAAGCCCTTGCCCAGCGTGGTGTCTCCCACGCGCACCGCCGCCTCCAGATCCTTGAAGGGCGCGTCCCCGTGGTTCTTCACCGTGAAGGTGAACTGGAAGGCGCGGGGGCCGGCTTGCAGCGCGGGCTCCACCTTCAGGTCCACCAGCGCGTGGTTGGGCAGGGCATCCCGGCCCGCGTCGCGCAGCACCACCTCGGGCCGCACCGCCTCGCCCGTGGGCCCCTTCACCGTGGGCGCCGGGGACTCGAGCCGCAGCGAGCCCGCCGTCAGGTCCGACACCACCACGAGGCGCTTGCCCGCCAGCGGGCTCTCCTCCAGCGAGCGCGCCGCCAGGTCCAGGCAGCGCGACAGGTCCGCCGCGGCGTAGGTGGGCCGGGCCTCGTCGATGAGCTGCCGCAGCCGCGGCCGGTCGAAGGCGGGGGCCACGGGCGCCTCGGGCGCGTGCGTGCACACCAGCACCGTCGCGGGCTCCTCGGGGCGCAGGTCCGCCAGCGCGTCGCGCGCCTCGTCCCGGCCGCGCTCGAAGAGCGAGGTGCCATCCGACCAGCGCATGGAGAGCGACGCGTCCAGCACGATGGCCGTGGCCGCCGGGCCCTTCACCGCCACGGCCGCGTCCGCGTCGCGCCGGAACTCCGGCATGGCGAGCGCGATGGGCAGGGCGAGCAGGATGAGGGTGCGCAGCGCGTAGAGCAGCAGCCGCTTGAGCTTGAGCCGGCTCGCGGTGCGCTTCTGGCTGCGCAGCACGAAGGCCATGGGTCCGAAGGGGTGGGGCCGGGGCCGGCGCCGGTCGAAGAGGTGCACGAGCAGCGGGATGAGCGCCGCCAGTGCGCCGAGCAGCATCCAGGGGTGCGCGAAGGTCACCGCCGCCTCCCGCGCTTGCCCAAAAAGCGCAACAGCACCTCGTCCAGCCGCTCGTCGGTGCGCACCAGCTCGTAGTCCACGTCCGCCTCCGCGCAGGCCGACTTCACCCCATTGAGGAACGCGCCGAACTCCTCCAGGTAGCTCTCCTTGATTTCGCGGGGATTCACCTCGACGCGCCCATCGCCCTCCATGTCGAGGAAGAGCGTGGGGTCATCGAATGGGAACGTCAGCTCGGCGGGGTCCACCAGGTGGAACACCGCCACGTCGTTCTTGCGCTGGCGCAGCGCCAATATCCGCTTGAGCGCCGTGGGGTCCTCGTCGAGGAAGTCCGAGAGGATGACGACGGAGGAGCGGCGGGGGAGCACCTCGGCCAGGTGGTCCGCGGCGGACACGAGCTGGGTGCCGCCCTTGGCGGTGGCCTCTTCCAGGGCATCCAGCAGCACGTTGAGGTGGCCGGCGGAGGCGCGCGGGGGCACGTCGCGGAAGCGCCCCTCGGTCATGACGGCCAGGCCGGCGGCGTCCTGCTGGCGCACGAGCAGGTAGCACAGCGCGCCCGCGAGCGTCTTGGCCACCTCCAGCTTGGACAGGGCGGTGCTCTGGTAGCCCATGGAGGCGGAGGCATCCACCACCATCACCGCGCGCAGGTTCGTCTCGTGCTCGAAGCGCTTGACGTAGTACTTGTCGAACTTGCCGTAGGCCTTCCAGTCCAGGTGGCGCAGCTCGTCGCCGGGGGCGTACTCCTTGTGCTCGGCGAATTCCACGCTCTGGCCCTGGTGCGGGCTCTTGTGGAGGCCGGACAGCACCCCCTCCATCACCGCGCGGGCGCGCAGCTTCACGCCCTGCAGCCGCGAGAGTGTCTGGGCATCCAGCAACATGCCGGGTCGCTATCCCTTCACCAGAGAGACGAGCTGGTCCACCAGCTTCACCGACGTCATGCCCTCGCTCTCGGCGGTGAAGTTGGGCAGCACGCGGTGGCGCAGCACCGGCCGGGCCACCGCCTTCACGTCCTCCACCGAGGCCACGAAGCGCCCGCCGAGGATGGCGCGCGCCTTGGCCGCGAGCACCAGGTACTGGCTGGCGCGAGGGCCCGCGCCCCACGACACGTTCTTCTGGATGAAGTCCGGCACGCCCGGCTCCTTGGGGCGGGTGTGGCGCACCAGCTCCACCGCGTAGCGCACCACGTGGTCGGGCACCGGCACCCGGCGCACCAGCGCCTGCAGCGCGAGGATGCGCTCGGGCGAGAGGATCTTCTCCAGCGGCGGGGGCGTGCCGCCCGTGGTGGACTTGACGATCTCCACCTCTTCCTCGGCCGTGGGGTAGCCCACGTCCACCAGGAACATGAAGCGGTCGAGCTGGGCCTCGGGCAGCGGGTAGGTCCCCTCCTGCTCGATGGGGTTCTGCGTGGCGAAGACGAGGAAGGGCAGCTCCAGCGGGTAGGTGCGGCCGCCGGCGGTGACGCGGTACTCCTGCATGGCCTGGAGCAGGGCGGCCTGCGTCTTGGGCGGGGTGCGGTTCACCTCGTCCGCGAGGATGATGTTGGCGAACAGGGGCCCCTGGAGGAAGCGGAAGGCGCGGTGTCCCGTGGCCTTGTCCTCCTCCAGGATGTCCGTGCCGGTGATGTCCGAGGGCATCAGGTCCGGGGTGAACTGGATGCGGTTGAAGGACAGGTTGAGCACGTCCGCCAGGGTGGAGATGAGCAGCGTCTTGGCCAGGCCCGGCACGCCCACGAAGAGGCAGTGGCCGCGGGCGAAGAGCGCGATGAGCAGGTGATCCACCACGTCGCGCTGCCCCACGACGCGCTTCTCGATCTGGGCCTGGATCTGAGCCTTGGCCCGGGCGAGCTCCTCGACGGCCTGGAGATCCTCGCTGGTGGGTGCCGGGGCGGCGGAGGGGATGGTCGGGGAGGCGCTTTCCATAGAGGAGGATCGTCTTAATCGCGGGAAGGCACGCGGACCAAGGGTTTCGCGTGGGGCCGCGGCTCGAACGTGGGCTGCCAACCTTTTCGGGGACGGTCTATTCCTTTCCTCCCGGCATGCCCGGGCTCCCCTCTCCCCCAGGTTGTCTCCCTGCCCTCCGGGGGGGTTGGGAGGGCGCCGCGGCCAGGGGGGTGCCAAGGGGAATGACCCCATTACCTTCCACCGGTTCGTTTCCCCTGAGGTCCTCGCGGACCGGGAAACCGGTGGAGAGAAGCTCATGCATCGTCTGTTCGAGGGAATCACCAACCGTCCGTGGCGCCGGCTGCTGTCCGCCGCGTGGCTCGCCCTCGCCGCCGGGTGTGGTGGCCTGGAGGCTGGAGCGGAGGCGTCGGAGGCTCCCTCGACGGAGGGGCGGGCTCCCCAGGAGGCGGGTCCCATCACCTCGTCGTCCCCCGGCACGACGCCCCCCGCCGAGGCCGCTCCCGCTCCCCGGGCACGGCCCTGGTTCCACCGGGTGGGCGGACCCCAGGACGATCTCGGCACGGGGCTCGCCGTGGATGGCTCCGGCCACCTCTCCCTGGTGTGGCTGTCCACCCCGCGCCAGGACGCGGAGCGGGCACCCGTCGAGGGAGAGCAGCTCGCCCTCTCCCTGGCCCGCTATGATCCGGAGGGCCAGCGGCTCTGGATGCGCGAGTTTCCCCGCAACCGCGTGGACGCTCCCCGGGTGGTGGCCTCGCCCGGTGGGGACCTCTTCCTGTCGGGCAACGCTTTCTTGTACGACATCGACTTCGGCCTGGGTGCGGCCTCGGACGGCTTCCTGGTGAAGTTCTCCCCGGAGGGCGAGCCCCTCTGGCAGCGACGCGCGGGGCAGAAGGTGTACGCGACGGTGGCGGATGCCTCGGGAGGCGTCTTCGCCGCGGCGGAGGAGTGGACGCCAGAAGGTCTCCTTCCGGTGCTCGCCCACCATGACGCCCAGGGCGCCTTCGTCTGGACGCGGCAGCTCGACGTGGTCGAGCGGGGAACGGAACTGCGCGCGGCGGCGCGGATGCCCTCGGGGCAGTGGCTGCTGGCCGGCCGCCTGGAGGGGGTGCTCACGGTGGACGGACAGCGCTTCGGTGCGCCGGGAGCGCCGTCCCTGCTGCTGCTCGCCTTCGGCGGGGACGGGCGCCTCGCCTGGGGCAAGGCGTGGAGCGGGGTGGACGCGCACGTCTCCGGGCTGAAGGTGGACCCGGCGGGGCGTGGGGTGCTCGTGGGCCAGTTCTCCGGCGACCTGACGTGGGGAGGCTCGCGGCTGTCCGGCCCCGGCGCCTTCGTTCTCGGCACGGGGGCCGAGGGAGCGGAGCGCTGGGCCCATGCGCTCCCCTGTGGTCAGGCTCCGGCGGCTCCGGCGGTGGCACTGGACGGGGAGGGCGCGGTGGCGGCCGTGTGTGGCGACACCCTGAGCCTGTACTCCCCCGAGGGCGAGCAGCGCGGCGAGCAAGCGCTGACACCCGGGGAGTGCTCCGAGGGGAACTGCCCGGTGGTGGCCACCGCGCTGGACTTCGTTCCCGGCCATGGCCTCGGCCTCACGGGATTCCAGCGTCACGGCGACGCGGTGAGTGGGAACCAGGAGGCCTTCCTTCGCCTTCTCGCTCCGTGAGAGGCGCGTGGGAGGAGGGGGTACACCCCGCGTGTCCCCTTTGGGGGATGGCTGGCATTCGAGCAGGCGAGGCCGACGGAAACACTTGAGCGAGGCAGTCGGACCCGCGACAGTCCATGGGATGGATCAGGGTCGGCGCACCTCGGAACGCAAGGCCGTGGGCCTGCTGGTGAAACTCAAGCACACGAGCGTCGTCAGCTTCGTGCAGGAGTACGCCGTCAACATCAGCCCCGGTGGCATGTTCATCCGCTCGCGCGAGCCGCAGCCGGTGGGCACGCCGGTGCGCTTCGAGGTTCGCATCGCGGATGGACAGCGGGTGCTCAAGGGCTCGGCGGTGGTGCGCTGGTCGCGGCCCGCCGAGGACGTGACGGGGCCGGCCGGCATGGGCATCCAGTTCACGGAGCTGGATGAGGCCTCCCAGGCCCTCATCGACCGGATGTTGCAGGTGAAGAGCGCCTCGGCGCAGGGGCGCGCGGGCGCGCCCGCGCCGGGGAAGGCTCCACCCAGTCCCACTCCGCCTCCTGGCGTGGCTCCTTCCGTGGCCCCGCTCGTCCCGTCGGTGGCCCCCGTGCCCCGGATGCCTTCCCGGCAGGGCATTCCCGCCGTGGCGTCCGCGAAGACTCCCTCGGGGACGCGTCCCGGGGCGGCTCCCGCCCGGACGCCCGCGCCCGTCGCGCCGCCGCCCGCTGCTCCACCGCCGCCTCCGCCCGTCACGGTCCCCGTCAACGCCGTCGACATGTCGCTCGACGAGCTGCTCGCCTTCACGCCTCCGAGCTCCCAGACGGAGGAGCCCGAGCCGAGCGCCGGAGGGGTCGGGTCCAGGGGCCTCCTGGAATTCGACCTGGAGGATCTCTCGGCGGCGGCCAGCTCCGGGCCTCCGCTCAAGCCTCGTGGTTCTCCTCCGGCCACCGCCCCGGCCACGCCTCCGCCCGCGGCGCCCGTCCAGCGAGGCAGCGCGGTGGAGCTCGAGCTGGAGTCCTCCGACGATGACGAGCCGCTCGAGCTGGCGCGGCCGGTGGCGGGGCAATCCCATCGGCCCGCGGTGAGGGCGCCCGCGCCGCCGCCTCCCGCGCGCGCTCCGGCGCCGGCTCCCGCCGCGAGAGCGCCCGTGCCGCCGCCTCCCGCGCGCGCTCCGGCGCCGACTCCGACGCGTCCCTCCCCGGTGGTGCCGGTGGTCACGCCCGCGCCCTCGCCCTTCAAGCCCCAGGCGCTGCCCCTCGAGCCGAAGACCACACCGGGGCAGGTGCTCACCGTCTTCCTCACGCCGCCCACGAGCATCGAGGGCAAGGGCCCCGTCATCGGCATCGACCTGGGCACCACCAACACGTGCGTGGCGGTGATGCAGAACAACAAGCCCACGGTGCTGCGCTCGCGCGAGGGCTACAACACCATCCCCTCGGTGGTGTCGCTGTCCACGCAGAGCAAGCTGCTGGTGAGCCACCGCGCCAAGAGCCAGGTGCTCCTGCGTCCGGAGCACACCATCTACGGCGCCAAGCGGATGGTGGGGCGTCCCTACGACAGCGCCGTGGTGAACCAGGTGCGCGAGCGCTTCCACTACGAGAT contains:
- a CDS encoding AAA family ATPase, translated to MESASPTIPSAAPAPTSEDLQAVEELARAKAQIQAQIEKRVVGQRDVVDHLLIALFARGHCLFVGVPGLAKTLLISTLADVLNLSFNRIQFTPDLMPSDITGTDILEEDKATGHRAFRFLQGPLFANIILADEVNRTPPKTQAALLQAMQEYRVTAGGRTYPLELPFLVFATQNPIEQEGTYPLPEAQLDRFMFLVDVGYPTAEEEVEIVKSTTGGTPPPLEKILSPERILALQALVRRVPVPDHVVRYAVELVRHTRPKEPGVPDFIQKNVSWGAGPRASQYLVLAAKARAILGGRFVASVEDVKAVARPVLRHRVLPNFTAESEGMTSVKLVDQLVSLVKG
- a CDS encoding TIGR02266 family protein, giving the protein MDQGRRTSERKAVGLLVKLKHTSVVSFVQEYAVNISPGGMFIRSREPQPVGTPVRFEVRIADGQRVLKGSAVVRWSRPAEDVTGPAGMGIQFTELDEASQALIDRMLQVKSASAQGRAGAPAPGKAPPSPTPPPGVAPSVAPLVPSVAPVPRMPSRQGIPAVASAKTPSGTRPGAAPARTPAPVAPPPAAPPPPPPVTVPVNAVDMSLDELLAFTPPSSQTEEPEPSAGGVGSRGLLEFDLEDLSAAASSGPPLKPRGSPPATAPATPPPAAPVQRGSAVELELESSDDDEPLELARPVAGQSHRPAVRAPAPPPPARAPAPAPAARAPVPPPPARAPAPTPTRPSPVVPVVTPAPSPFKPQALPLEPKTTPGQVLTVFLTPPTSIEGKGPVIGIDLGTTNTCVAVMQNNKPTVLRSREGYNTIPSVVSLSTQSKLLVSHRAKSQVLLRPEHTIYGAKRMVGRPYDSAVVNQVRERFHYEILPDARGRAAVRMGEHVLSLEEVQGIILRECKELAEQHLGTKVERAVVTVPAYYSEPQREAVRRSGWLAGIKVERILNEPTAAALAYGLNRDMAKRVLVYDLGGGTFDATLLRIDKNVFEVLATGGNIFLGGMDFDNVLVDLLLERFQQQEKVTFQGDRVALSRVADAAERAKVALSESNSYDVHIPMLMVDEAGRPRDMHITLTRAEMEKVCMPLVMRTLDVVGDVLLDAKLRPSDIDDILLVGGQSRMPLVREKLKEVLGRAPHAGVNTDEAVALGAALYSSAVDRVSSVVLIDVLPMTIGVAMPGGVFTRVIERNTPLPAQRSFAISTTRDDEEVMELSIFQGEDAHISANEYLGTARLEGLPRGPKGSVRVAVTLRLDSECVLHVNAQEYSTRKEMKATLATRYTPEELRQRLGVAKDAARAAEERRGQELKERSGRFWGFLKKVVGKG
- a CDS encoding DUF58 domain-containing protein gives rise to the protein MLLDAQTLSRLQGVKLRARAVMEGVLSGLHKSPHQGQSVEFAEHKEYAPGDELRHLDWKAYGKFDKYYVKRFEHETNLRAVMVVDASASMGYQSTALSKLEVAKTLAGALCYLLVRQQDAAGLAVMTEGRFRDVPPRASAGHLNVLLDALEEATAKGGTQLVSAADHLAEVLPRRSSVVILSDFLDEDPTALKRILALRQRKNDVAVFHLVDPAELTFPFDDPTLFLDMEGDGRVEVNPREIKESYLEEFGAFLNGVKSACAEADVDYELVRTDERLDEVLLRFLGKRGRRR
- a CDS encoding BatA domain-containing protein, translated to MTFAHPWMLLGALAALIPLLVHLFDRRRPRPHPFGPMAFVLRSQKRTASRLKLKRLLLYALRTLILLALPIALAMPEFRRDADAAVAVKGPAATAIVLDASLSMRWSDGTSLFERGRDEARDALADLRPEEPATVLVCTHAPEAPVAPAFDRPRLRQLIDEARPTYAAADLSRCLDLAARSLEESPLAGKRLVVVSDLTAGSLRLESPAPTVKGPTGEAVRPEVVLRDAGRDALPNHALVDLKVEPALQAGPRAFQFTFTVKNHGDAPFKDLEAAVRVGDTTLGKGFVDVPAHGTAQKSLTVRFTQGGTITGEGTLTPDGLAEDDRRAFVLAVPRPLKALVVNGSPNATRYRDEAFFVEAALSAPGSPVQAVVRDAEAGWREDLTPYDLVLLLNVTAPDQAEAAKLRAFVENGGGLFVSMGDHVDPEAYNTRLGALLPRPLRLVRTSVERDDPSAEDKAEKLAQVTTEHPLFAPFTGRAEEGLTGAHFYRYMLLEAEGSGATEGTNQVLATYQDGAPAVAVARRGKGRVALFTSTVDRDWTDFPIRTSFLPLMQRFAAYLTGSLEEREEQRVRVGETLALRPEGTQTVSTVKAPDGQEVPFKPQPDGTVVVGPVEQPGTFSVLGADGQPVPALAFASTLDPAESDLSRLPQDTLAAHFGEETVKASSTDAERPPVPLWTWLIVAAAIAFFLEGTLLRK
- a CDS encoding chitosanase, which gives rise to MSHHRHGTPRTGGRHLALVGMAVSLAACGTAEDFAEESGALSQELAACSYFITTNTYDGPDYWGTIIFKNTGTSAMTSPRIAFTVPSGVTCDHDEPGWSHTQSGTTCTYSRTSALTVGVNASYTFYYSTTSNNSFTAGNVQISDPSCGGSGSDGGTGSDGGTGTDGGTGTDGGTGMTANQKKVAEGITSIWENDTPTLDYAYAENIGDGRGYTNGRAGFCTGTGDAIQVVQCYQALRSASNGNLLAKYMPGLTTINNRFLSTGQNQASTSELDVIGNWRSDWAASYNNTTTRADFKSCQDQVVDRLYFTPAMNEARKWGLTTALSKAAFYDAYINHGTLGEFIRAANNALGNTSQTAPAIGRNGITESAFLQKFLEKRRDVLYNDSTWREAVDRVALYEKLRRQGNWDLSTAVRNDVRARDCWGTTYPSSGYTVRQINPDGTWSTPGSYTYSCN